In the Muricauda sp. MAR_2010_75 genome, one interval contains:
- the rsfS gene encoding ribosome silencing factor: MQKTKASADELIALILHGIEEVKGVDINLLDLREIENTVCDYFIICNGTSNTHVNAIVSSIQKTVSKAIHDKPWHIEGSENAEWVLMDYVNVVVHVFQKHIREFYDIEGLWGDAKVTMVESSYNS; the protein is encoded by the coding sequence ATGCAGAAAACGAAAGCTAGCGCAGATGAACTGATTGCCTTAATTTTACATGGGATTGAAGAGGTTAAAGGAGTGGACATAAATCTACTTGATCTTAGGGAAATCGAAAATACTGTTTGCGACTACTTCATAATCTGTAATGGTACTTCCAACACGCATGTAAACGCAATTGTCTCCTCCATTCAAAAGACCGTGAGCAAGGCCATACATGATAAGCCTTGGCACATTGAGGGTTCTGAGAACGCAGAATGGGTCTTGATGGATTATGTTAACGTTGTTGTACATGTATTTCAAAAACACATCAGGGAATTCTACGACATAGAGGGACTTTGGGGAGATGCCAAAGTAACCATGGTGGAGAGCAGCTACAATTCTTAA
- a CDS encoding biotin--[acetyl-CoA-carboxylase] ligase has product MGKLPQIIKLDATDSTNLYLKDLLRDKNVLNNTVVVAKKQLKGRGQMGSTWESEDGKNLTFSILKKFNALHATHQFNLNICVSLAVSDVLQELSIPNVSVKWPNDIMSGPQKICGILIENIMKGQWVQHSIIGIGLNVNQTSFENLDKAGSLASVTDRIFDLDALLDKILAKLEYRFQGIEGKTVTQLLPSYERLLFRKDKPSTFTDAHGEMFMGFIRKISSSGKLVLELEDQIFKEFDLKEVSLLY; this is encoded by the coding sequence TTGGGAAAGCTACCACAAATAATCAAACTTGATGCCACGGACTCCACAAATCTGTATTTAAAAGATCTTTTACGGGACAAAAATGTTTTGAACAACACCGTGGTGGTGGCCAAAAAGCAGTTGAAGGGACGGGGCCAAATGGGATCTACTTGGGAATCTGAAGATGGTAAAAATCTAACATTCAGTATTTTAAAAAAGTTTAATGCATTGCATGCCACCCATCAATTCAATTTAAACATTTGCGTTTCCTTGGCTGTTTCCGATGTGCTCCAAGAACTTTCCATACCCAATGTCAGTGTAAAATGGCCCAACGACATTATGTCAGGCCCACAAAAAATATGTGGCATATTAATAGAAAATATCATGAAAGGGCAGTGGGTACAACATTCCATTATAGGGATTGGACTTAATGTGAACCAAACTTCCTTTGAAAATTTGGACAAAGCAGGCTCATTGGCTTCCGTAACTGACCGTATTTTTGATTTGGATGCGCTTTTGGATAAGATTCTGGCAAAATTGGAATATCGTTTTCAAGGGATTGAGGGAAAAACAGTTACCCAACTTTTGCCTTCCTATGAACGCCTTTTGTTTAGAAAGGACAAACCCTCCACCTTTACGGATGCCCACGGCGAAATGTTTATGGGGTTTATCCGAAAAATATCCAGTTCGGGCAAATTGGTTTTGGAACTGGAAGACCAAATTTTTAAAGAGTTCGACCTGAAAGAAGTCTCCCTACTTTATTGA
- a CDS encoding orotate phosphoribosyltransferase, whose amino-acid sequence MHIEVPKKKVAKSDKEVFEFLTDIKNFETLMPANIDKFEVLDDKTFKFALKGMPEITLRLKEQIPHEKVVLGAASDKLPFTLTGNITALGENESEVALSFEGEFNAMMAMMIKSPITNFMETLSANMGKMGQ is encoded by the coding sequence ATGCACATTGAAGTACCTAAAAAGAAAGTAGCCAAAAGCGATAAGGAGGTTTTTGAGTTTCTGACCGATATCAAAAATTTTGAAACCCTAATGCCTGCCAATATTGACAAATTTGAGGTTTTGGATGATAAAACGTTCAAGTTTGCCCTAAAGGGCATGCCGGAAATTACCTTACGGCTCAAAGAACAGATTCCGCATGAAAAAGTGGTTTTGGGTGCGGCCAGCGATAAACTTCCATTTACCTTAACGGGCAATATTACAGCATTGGGTGAAAACGAAAGTGAAGTTGCACTGAGTTTTGAAGGTGAGTTCAATGCCATGATGGCCATGATGATCAAGTCCCCGATCACCAATTTCATGGAGACACTTTCTGCCAATATGGGTAAGATGGGTCAATAA
- the pyrE gene encoding orotate phosphoribosyltransferase has product MVLDKGIAKKTAELLLQINAIKLEPENPFTWASGWKSPIYCDNRIMLSYPEIRNFVREEMAKQVENLYGKPDVIAGVATGAIGIGILVAEALGLPFIYVRPEPKSHGRQNQIEGSLESGQSVVVIEDLISTGKSSLNAVRALKDSGANVKGMLAIFTYGFPVATTNFEKEEVELHTLSDYEHLIEQASETHYIKESQLKTLLQWKSNPQQWK; this is encoded by the coding sequence ATGGTTTTAGATAAGGGAATTGCTAAAAAAACAGCAGAGCTGCTTTTACAAATTAATGCAATTAAGTTGGAACCCGAAAATCCATTTACATGGGCTTCGGGATGGAAATCCCCAATTTATTGCGATAACAGGATAATGCTCTCCTACCCGGAAATCCGAAATTTTGTCAGAGAAGAAATGGCCAAACAGGTAGAAAATCTGTATGGCAAACCCGATGTCATTGCCGGAGTGGCCACAGGAGCCATTGGAATTGGTATTTTGGTGGCCGAAGCACTAGGATTGCCATTTATTTATGTGCGACCCGAACCCAAATCCCACGGAAGACAGAACCAGATTGAAGGCAGTTTGGAATCGGGTCAAAGCGTTGTGGTCATTGAAGACCTCATCAGTACCGGAAAAAGTAGTCTCAATGCCGTTCGGGCCTTGAAAGATAGTGGTGCCAATGTAAAAGGCATGTTGGCCATCTTTACCTATGGATTTCCCGTGGCAACCACCAATTTTGAGAAAGAAGAAGTGGAACTGCATACCCTTTCGGACTATGAGCACCTGATTGAGCAGGCTTCTGAAACCCATTACATCAAAGAATCACAATTAAAAACCCTTTTGCAGTGGAAATCCAACCCACAGCAATGGAAATAA
- a CDS encoding NUDIX hydrolase — protein MYEVFVNESPLILTNKRPKESNGNLFSLEGDSVIEVIELLAKGKLDKAYFYHPDILKLLKMFRHKLPVVVAGGGFVTNKKGKVLFIYRNKKWDLPKGKVDKGESIEDAAIREVEEETGVTGLVIEKFLRTTYHIFKRGGEYQLKEVHWFAMSTNYKGKLVGDNSEGIKKVKWKGPKKTAKALKKSYHNIKVLFEDNPTKPIV, from the coding sequence ATGTATGAAGTTTTTGTTAATGAATCTCCACTGATTTTAACAAACAAGCGCCCAAAAGAGTCCAATGGAAACCTCTTTTCCTTAGAGGGTGATTCTGTCATAGAAGTCATAGAATTGTTGGCAAAAGGAAAACTGGACAAAGCTTATTTCTATCATCCAGATATTTTAAAATTGCTGAAAATGTTTAGGCACAAATTGCCTGTTGTGGTTGCCGGTGGCGGTTTTGTGACCAACAAAAAAGGGAAGGTGCTCTTTATTTATAGAAACAAAAAATGGGATCTTCCCAAAGGGAAGGTTGACAAAGGGGAATCCATAGAGGATGCGGCCATTCGTGAAGTTGAGGAAGAGACGGGGGTAACTGGTTTGGTCATAGAGAAATTCTTGCGGACAACCTACCATATTTTTAAGCGAGGAGGGGAGTACCAATTAAAGGAGGTGCACTGGTTTGCCATGTCCACAAACTACAAAGGTAAATTGGTTGGTGACAATTCTGAAGGGATTAAAAAGGTTAAATGGAAAGGTCCCAAAAAAACGGCAAAGGCCCTAAAAAAATCCTACCATAACATTAAAGTGCTGTTCGAGGATAACCCCACCAAACCTATTGTCTAG
- a CDS encoding M14 family metallopeptidase: MKHLFFVAIVLLLVSCETKTEDKVASYQTFFETSNGMETPTYEETIAFYINLARDFPEINIRTIGKTDSGYPLHLVTFNPDGDFNFENVRKEKSIILINNGIHPGESDGIDATMLLYRDLATEKLQSPEKTVLVTIPIYNIGGALNRNSTTRANQNGPLEYGFRGNAQNYDLNRDFIKMDTQNAKSFAEIFHLVKPDVFIDNHVSNGADYQYTLTHLFTQHNKLGGKLGSFLHEELMPSLENSLAEKDWDITPYVNVFNVPPEFGFNQFMDHPRYSTGYTTLWNTLGLMVETHMLKPYKQRVEGTYQLMESLINVVEKDHDTVKSLRKEALETNPTRSEYYFNWQVDTTQSSTLNFKGFEADRLQSEITGLPRLKYDRDKPFTKETVYHNYFYPADTVSVPAAYILKQGWQKVIDRLDANKINYFKLEKDTTLTIEAYKISDYQTRNMPYEGHYLHYDTQVEKHTKKVHFRAGDVIIPAQQTGIRYILETLEPHGVDSFFNWNFFDTVLQQKEGFSPYVFEDIALEMLQKDSVLHQNFMLKKELDQQFAENWYAQLDWLFHQSKYLEDAYLNYPVYRIAKNSEAAGILPRQ; encoded by the coding sequence TTGAAACACCTATTCTTTGTCGCCATTGTGTTGCTGCTTGTATCCTGTGAAACAAAAACAGAGGATAAAGTGGCTTCGTATCAAACCTTTTTCGAGACGTCCAATGGTATGGAAACCCCAACCTATGAGGAAACCATTGCCTTCTATATAAATTTGGCACGGGATTTTCCGGAGATCAACATCCGTACCATAGGCAAAACAGATAGCGGATACCCCTTGCACTTGGTGACTTTTAATCCCGATGGTGATTTTAATTTTGAAAATGTTAGAAAGGAAAAGTCCATCATCTTGATCAATAATGGCATCCACCCAGGAGAAAGTGATGGTATTGATGCTACCATGTTACTATACCGGGATTTGGCAACGGAAAAATTGCAATCTCCCGAAAAAACCGTCTTGGTCACCATTCCCATTTACAATATTGGTGGGGCACTCAATAGAAATTCAACCACCCGGGCCAACCAGAATGGACCTCTGGAATACGGGTTTAGAGGCAATGCCCAAAATTACGACCTCAATAGGGATTTCATTAAAATGGATACCCAGAACGCAAAGAGTTTTGCAGAAATATTCCACTTGGTAAAACCCGACGTGTTTATAGACAACCACGTGAGCAACGGAGCAGATTACCAGTACACCTTGACCCATTTATTTACGCAGCACAATAAATTGGGTGGAAAATTGGGCTCATTTCTCCATGAAGAACTTATGCCCAGTCTTGAAAACTCCTTGGCAGAAAAGGACTGGGACATCACTCCATACGTGAATGTGTTCAATGTGCCACCGGAATTTGGGTTCAATCAGTTCATGGACCACCCAAGATATTCCACGGGCTACACCACCTTATGGAACACTTTGGGACTGATGGTGGAGACCCACATGTTAAAACCTTACAAGCAACGGGTGGAGGGCACCTACCAGCTTATGGAAAGTTTGATCAATGTTGTTGAAAAAGACCATGACACCGTAAAATCCCTTCGCAAGGAAGCCTTGGAGACCAACCCAACCCGTTCTGAATATTATTTTAATTGGCAGGTAGACACCACCCAGAGCTCCACCCTCAATTTTAAAGGATTTGAAGCGGATCGCCTGCAGAGTGAAATCACTGGATTGCCTCGATTAAAGTATGACCGGGACAAACCTTTTACCAAAGAAACTGTGTACCACAACTATTTTTATCCTGCAGATACGGTTAGTGTTCCTGCAGCCTACATTCTGAAACAGGGATGGCAGAAGGTCATTGATAGATTGGATGCCAACAAAATCAATTATTTTAAGCTGGAAAAAGACACCACGCTCACTATTGAAGCCTATAAGATTTCTGACTACCAAACCAGAAATATGCCGTACGAAGGACATTACCTCCACTACGATACCCAGGTTGAAAAGCATACCAAAAAAGTGCACTTTAGAGCTGGTGACGTTATAATTCCCGCTCAGCAAACAGGGATTCGATATATTTTGGAAACCTTGGAACCCCATGGCGTGGATTCCTTCTTCAATTGGAATTTTTTTGATACCGTGCTTCAACAAAAAGAAGGATTTTCACCCTATGTCTTTGAGGACATTGCCTTGGAAATGCTTCAAAAGGATTCCGTGCTTCACCAGAATTTTATGCTCAAAAAAGAACTGGACCAACAATTTGCCGAAAACTGGTATGCCCAATTGGATTGGCTCTTCCATCAGTCCAAGTATTTGGAGGATGCTTATCTTAACTACCCAGTGTACCGTATTGCCAAGAACAGTGAAGCTGCCGGTATCTTGCCTAGACAATAG
- a CDS encoding response regulator: protein MKKISSIFIVDDDPITVFGIRKMLKPVVLCDDVQIFQNGKEALDALIRRKNEGDGIPEVIFLDINMPIMDGWDFLEEIMTLELKQKMIINMITSSIDPLDYQKWNEAKAKCLHILNFKNKPIFKIEPSDLDCIHLAS, encoded by the coding sequence ATGAAGAAGATCAGTAGCATATTTATTGTGGATGATGATCCCATAACCGTATTCGGAATACGGAAAATGTTGAAGCCCGTTGTCCTTTGTGACGATGTCCAAATCTTTCAAAATGGAAAAGAGGCCCTGGATGCCCTAATCCGTAGAAAGAACGAGGGAGATGGTATCCCAGAGGTCATCTTTTTGGACATAAATATGCCCATTATGGACGGTTGGGATTTTTTGGAGGAAATTATGACCTTGGAGCTTAAGCAGAAGATGATCATCAACATGATCACATCATCCATAGACCCGTTGGACTATCAAAAATGGAACGAGGCAAAGGCCAAATGTCTGCATATTCTCAATTTTAAGAACAAACCGATCTTTAAAATTGAACCATCGGATTTGGATTGCATCCACCTTGCCTCCTGA
- a CDS encoding PAS domain-containing protein — translation MKAVERIAQHYLLKQLPTATALVDPDGILIDASDSWLHTFGVCPKDVLGAPVYKLFAQSDIEIGQRIEKFLVDKAPDTVQHKNTVGESEVWLESTFTPWFDEKENVIGSIIHTKDITAEIEKEQELERLKTVLKTKSEVSQVGYWEYEIATEKLFWCDETKKIHKVSMSYSPKVNEAISFYKQGYNRNKISMLFHTALEQGISFSERLVIVTGTGEERWVRASGKPIEVNGKIVKVFGTFQDIHDQVLAEIQTKESQQLLTTLIDNIPLNVFIKDKDSRKILVNRAECEYLEKSQEELIGTTDFDLYSKESARISRNEDLEVMRSQKPMLGKETLCIRKNGKTTHFLTSKIPLFDLDGKVNGLIGISMDISGLKKKEDQLRNLINVTSLQNKKLINFAHIVSHNLRSHSANFSMLLGFLTKEEDEAEKEQIMTMLSRASDNLMETLENLNQIIDINTNVNLDKKPVNLYQSIIKVQTNLSAFMGKHQAEVQNNVPKDLEVQSVPAYLDSMILNLMTNAVKYSSPDRKPIISINASKRKNTTIFSFSDNGLGIDLEKYGSKIFGMYKTFHNNKEARGLGLYIIKNQIEAMGGSITVSSEVDKGTTFNVYFNEEDQ, via the coding sequence TTGAAAGCAGTTGAGAGGATTGCCCAACATTATTTACTGAAACAACTTCCCACAGCGACTGCGCTTGTGGATCCTGACGGTATCCTTATTGATGCTTCGGATTCTTGGTTGCACACTTTTGGTGTTTGTCCAAAAGACGTATTGGGAGCTCCTGTATATAAACTTTTTGCTCAATCTGATATAGAAATCGGTCAAAGAATTGAAAAGTTTCTCGTGGACAAAGCACCTGACACGGTTCAACATAAAAATACAGTCGGTGAAAGTGAAGTTTGGTTGGAAAGTACTTTTACCCCCTGGTTCGACGAAAAGGAAAATGTAATAGGCTCCATCATTCACACAAAAGACATCACTGCAGAAATTGAAAAAGAACAGGAACTGGAGCGTTTAAAAACGGTTCTGAAAACAAAATCTGAGGTCTCCCAGGTTGGGTACTGGGAATATGAAATTGCAACGGAAAAGCTTTTCTGGTGTGATGAAACCAAAAAAATTCACAAGGTCTCCATGTCCTATTCACCTAAGGTAAATGAGGCCATTTCCTTTTACAAGCAAGGTTATAATAGAAACAAAATATCCATGTTGTTCCATACAGCATTGGAACAAGGGATTTCATTCAGTGAAAGACTAGTAATAGTAACGGGCACAGGTGAGGAAAGATGGGTAAGGGCCAGCGGCAAGCCCATTGAAGTAAATGGAAAAATTGTAAAGGTCTTCGGTACATTTCAAGATATTCACGATCAGGTTTTGGCCGAAATACAGACCAAGGAAAGCCAACAACTCTTGACCACCCTCATAGACAATATACCCTTAAACGTATTCATCAAGGATAAAGATTCCAGAAAAATTTTGGTCAATAGGGCAGAATGCGAGTATTTGGAAAAAAGCCAAGAGGAGTTAATCGGAACAACCGATTTTGACCTTTATAGTAAAGAAAGTGCCAGAATCTCACGGAATGAAGACCTGGAAGTGATGCGATCCCAGAAACCTATGCTGGGAAAAGAAACGCTCTGTATCCGAAAAAATGGAAAAACCACTCATTTTTTGACATCAAAAATCCCTCTCTTTGATTTAGATGGCAAGGTAAATGGGCTTATTGGTATCAGTATGGATATTTCTGGGCTAAAAAAGAAGGAAGATCAGTTGAGGAACCTCATAAATGTTACTTCGCTCCAAAACAAGAAGCTGATTAACTTTGCGCATATTGTTTCGCATAACCTCAGATCTCACTCCGCCAACTTCTCAATGCTTTTGGGATTTTTGACCAAGGAAGAAGACGAGGCTGAAAAAGAACAAATTATGACCATGTTGTCACGTGCTTCGGACAACTTAATGGAAACTTTGGAAAACCTAAACCAGATCATCGACATCAACACTAACGTTAATCTGGATAAAAAACCTGTAAACCTTTATCAAAGTATTATAAAGGTCCAAACCAACCTATCTGCTTTTATGGGCAAACATCAAGCGGAAGTCCAGAATAATGTTCCCAAAGATTTGGAAGTACAAAGCGTTCCTGCCTATTTGGACAGTATGATTCTTAACCTTATGACCAATGCGGTCAAATACAGTAGTCCGGACAGAAAACCCATCATTAGCATAAATGCAAGCAAACGAAAGAATACCACAATTTTCAGTTTTTCCGATAATGGATTGGGAATAGATTTGGAAAAATATGGCAGTAAAATATTTGGAATGTATAAAACGTTCCATAACAATAAAGAGGCCCGGGGGCTTGGTCTTTATATTATAAAGAACCAGATAGAAGCCATGGGCGGAAGTATAACAGTCAGTAGTGAAGTAGATAAAGGTACTACATTCAATGTGTATTTTAATGAAGAAGATCAGTAG
- the coaD gene encoding pantetheine-phosphate adenylyltransferase — MRRAIFPGSFDPLTLGHYDIIKRGITLFDELVIAIGINADKKYMFSLEERVRFIKEAFKDEPKIKVVTYEGLTVDFCKKINADFILRGLRNPADFEFEKAIAHTNRKLSEIETVFLLTSSGKSYISSSIVRDVIRNGGDYTGLVPDTVVVKN, encoded by the coding sequence ATGAGACGTGCCATTTTCCCAGGTTCCTTTGATCCCCTTACCTTAGGCCATTACGACATCATTAAAAGAGGCATTACCCTTTTTGATGAGCTCGTTATAGCCATTGGGATAAATGCCGACAAAAAATACATGTTCTCCTTGGAAGAACGGGTCAGGTTCATAAAGGAAGCCTTTAAAGATGAACCCAAGATCAAGGTAGTTACCTATGAAGGGCTTACGGTGGATTTTTGTAAAAAAATCAATGCAGATTTTATTTTAAGGGGCCTTCGTAACCCTGCGGATTTTGAATTTGAAAAAGCCATTGCCCATACCAACAGAAAACTTTCAGAGATTGAAACTGTCTTTTTGTTGACTTCCTCGGGCAAATCCTACATTAGCTCTTCCATTGTTAGGGATGTCATTAGAAATGGCGGCGACTACACAGGTTTGGTCCCCGACACCGTTGTTGTAAAGAATTAA
- a CDS encoding D-alanine--D-alanine ligase translates to MKKNIAIVMGGYSSEYGISIKSGNVVYRYLDREKYNPYRIIITKEKWVYLNDANEEFPMEKSDFSLELGGKKIIFDCVFNAIHGTPGEDGLLQAYFELLDIPQTSCNHYDAALTFNKRDLLSTLKPYGVHCAASYYLNKGDTFNEDVIVNKVGLPCFVKANRAGSSYGVSKVYKKEDLNTALENAFSEDDQVIIESFLNGTEVSVGVITYKNKITVLPITEIVSDNDFFDFEAKYEGKSQEITPARISKAQEDNVRHWAELIYKTLGLKGYTRSEFIFIGDTPHLLEVNTTPGLTEESILPKQAQAAGISLEELFASAIEEALR, encoded by the coding sequence ATGAAAAAAAATATTGCCATTGTAATGGGGGGTTATTCCAGCGAGTACGGAATTTCCATAAAGAGCGGTAACGTGGTATATCGTTATTTGGACCGTGAAAAATATAATCCATACCGCATCATCATCACCAAGGAGAAATGGGTGTACCTGAATGATGCGAATGAAGAATTTCCTATGGAAAAATCTGATTTCAGCCTTGAGCTTGGTGGCAAAAAAATCATTTTTGACTGTGTTTTCAACGCCATCCATGGGACACCAGGCGAAGATGGCCTGTTACAGGCTTATTTTGAACTCTTGGACATCCCCCAAACCTCATGCAACCATTATGATGCTGCCCTCACGTTCAACAAAAGGGATCTGTTGAGCACGCTTAAACCGTATGGGGTACACTGTGCCGCTTCCTACTATTTGAACAAGGGAGACACTTTTAACGAGGACGTCATTGTAAATAAAGTGGGCCTTCCCTGTTTTGTTAAGGCAAATAGGGCAGGGAGCAGTTATGGGGTCTCCAAAGTCTACAAAAAAGAAGATTTGAACACTGCCTTGGAGAATGCTTTTTCGGAAGATGACCAGGTCATTATTGAGTCTTTTTTAAACGGTACGGAAGTTTCAGTGGGCGTTATCACCTATAAAAATAAGATTACGGTACTCCCCATTACGGAAATTGTTTCCGACAATGACTTTTTTGATTTTGAGGCCAAGTACGAGGGAAAATCCCAAGAAATCACACCCGCTCGCATTTCCAAAGCACAGGAAGATAATGTTAGGCACTGGGCAGAACTTATTTATAAGACCTTGGGATTGAAGGGTTATACCCGCAGTGAATTCATCTTTATTGGTGACACGCCCCATTTGTTGGAAGTAAATACAACCCCTGGACTTACCGAAGAAAGTATATTGCCCAAGCAAGCCCAAGCAGCCGGGATATCCTTGGAAGAATTATTTGCCAGTGCCATTGAGGAGGCTTTACGATAG
- a CDS encoding PASTA domain-containing protein — MKQFFNFLKSKTFLIQIGLAVVAVVVLVLLTLQWLKGTTNHGEFVEVPDFSKMSVSEMRKAVEDAGLRYQVLDSSEYNPDYPRFSILEQNPHAGSKVKANRKIYFTVNPSGYKKVTVPDIIQVTQRNAASMLRAVGLEVERVTYIDELGKDMVYNLRHKGKYVKPGDKLPKTSKVELICGNGTIPGSARVQADSQE, encoded by the coding sequence ATGAAACAATTTTTCAACTTTTTAAAAAGCAAGACATTTCTTATCCAAATTGGGTTGGCTGTTGTGGCCGTTGTGGTATTGGTACTTTTGACCCTGCAATGGTTAAAGGGCACTACCAATCATGGTGAGTTTGTTGAGGTCCCCGATTTCTCCAAAATGTCCGTGTCTGAAATGCGAAAGGCCGTAGAGGACGCCGGTCTGCGCTACCAAGTTTTGGATTCATCTGAATACAATCCCGATTATCCCAGATTTTCCATTTTGGAGCAAAACCCACATGCCGGGAGCAAGGTAAAGGCCAACCGAAAAATCTATTTTACGGTAAATCCATCAGGATATAAAAAGGTGACAGTGCCAGATATTATCCAAGTAACGCAGCGTAATGCCGCATCCATGTTGCGTGCTGTTGGACTGGAGGTGGAACGGGTAACGTATATTGATGAGCTCGGCAAGGACATGGTCTACAATTTAAGGCACAAGGGAAAATATGTAAAGCCCGGAGACAAATTGCCCAAAACTTCAAAGGTTGAGCTTATCTGTGGCAATGGAACCATTCCCGGCAGTGCACGTGTTCAGGCTGATTCCCAAGAGTAA
- a CDS encoding RluA family pseudouridine synthase: MDDSENQELSQDELFEHYRFVASKGQEPLRVDKFLMNFIENATRNKIQQAAKEGHIWVNGSIVKQNYKVKAGDEVKVLFEHPPYEFLLTPENIPLNVVYEDDALLVVNKPAGMVVHPGHGNYSGTLINALVYHFDNLPNNSSERPGLVHRIDKDTSGLLVIAKTETAMTHLAQQFFEKSSEREYVALVWGNVEEDEGTVEGHIGRNPKNRLQMMVFPNGDEGKEAVTHYKVLERFGYVTLVSCRLETGRTHQIRVHMKHIGHTLFNDERYGGDKILKGTTFTKYKQFVENAFKVLPRQALHAKTLGFEHPKTGEFMRFDSELPEDMVNCIEKWRGYAKHHES, encoded by the coding sequence ATGGACGATTCGGAAAACCAAGAACTTTCACAAGACGAACTTTTTGAGCATTATAGATTTGTGGCCTCAAAAGGCCAGGAACCTTTGCGCGTGGACAAGTTCTTGATGAACTTCATAGAAAACGCTACCCGGAACAAGATTCAGCAAGCGGCCAAGGAAGGCCATATTTGGGTGAACGGTTCCATCGTAAAACAAAATTACAAGGTAAAGGCAGGAGATGAGGTGAAAGTGCTGTTTGAGCACCCACCTTACGAGTTTTTACTCACTCCCGAAAATATTCCGTTGAACGTTGTCTATGAAGATGACGCTTTACTGGTAGTGAATAAACCCGCAGGCATGGTGGTACATCCAGGTCATGGAAATTATTCGGGGACCCTGATCAATGCTTTGGTCTACCATTTCGACAATTTACCCAATAACAGCTCGGAGCGACCCGGATTGGTCCATCGAATTGACAAAGATACTTCTGGACTTTTGGTGATAGCCAAAACCGAAACGGCCATGACCCATTTGGCGCAGCAATTTTTTGAAAAGAGCAGTGAGCGCGAGTATGTGGCCTTGGTCTGGGGCAATGTGGAGGAAGATGAAGGCACTGTAGAGGGGCATATTGGCCGTAATCCCAAAAATCGACTGCAGATGATGGTCTTTCCAAACGGCGATGAAGGTAAAGAGGCCGTGACCCATTACAAGGTTTTGGAACGGTTTGGCTACGTGACCTTGGTGTCATGTCGATTGGAAACCGGACGGACCCATCAGATTCGGGTGCACATGAAACATATTGGGCACACCCTGTTCAACGACGAGCGTTATGGTGGTGATAAGATTTTAAAGGGCACTACCTTTACCAAATACAAACAGTTTGTGGAAAATGCCTTCAAGGTATTGCCCAGACAGGCACTGCATGCCAAGACCTTGGGTTTTGAGCACCCAAAAACAGGTGAGTTTATGCGTTTTGACTCCGAATTGCCCGAAGATATGGTGAATTGTATTGAGAAGTGGCGTGGATATGCCAAGCATCACGAATCATAG